Proteins found in one Longimicrobiales bacterium genomic segment:
- the nuoK gene encoding NADH-quinone oxidoreductase subunit NuoK — MQTIGAMDLSTMSLALSAILFSIGVVGVIVRRNAIILFLCIELMLNAVNLAFVAFSRSIGVDGQIFVFFVMTVAAAEAAVGLALVIAIFRHVESVDMKNFNLLRW, encoded by the coding sequence ATGCAGACCATCGGTGCGATGGACCTGAGCACCATGTCACTCGCGTTGTCGGCGATCCTGTTCTCGATCGGGGTCGTTGGCGTGATCGTGCGACGCAACGCCATCATCCTGTTTCTCTGCATCGAGCTGATGCTGAACGCCGTGAACCTCGCGTTCGTCGCGTTCTCCCGCAGCATCGGCGTGGATGGACAGATCTTCGTTTTCTTCGTCATGACGGTAGCGGCCGCAGAGGCCGCCGTCGGCCTCGCTCTCGTGATCGCGATATTCCGACACGTGGAGAGCGTTGACATGAAGAACTTCAACCTGCTGCGGTGGTAG
- a CDS encoding NADH-quinone oxidoreductase subunit N codes for MPVDLSSPAHYALVLLPEIVLSAWAMFILLLDVFQKGSRSEPSSSSMPWLTLGGVLLAAVANGWIAGLRETGPAGMIAVDSFRVFSNFVFLLAAGMFVMISTRYIDEERLRLGELYVLILFATVGMMVFAGARDLMVMFIALELMSLPIYVLTGINRRDRRSAEGALKYFLLGAFSSAFFLFGIALAYGGAGSTNLAEIAGAIGVDGIGASRLLIIATALIAVGFAFKTAAVPFHMWTPDAYEGAPAPVTAFMAAGVKAAAFGAFIRVYFTAFPGLYSTWDAIAIWLAVITMASANLIALVQGNVKRMLAYSSIAHAGYLLVALAASSVLGAASFLFYAVTYTLMTMGAFAVMMAVAQRGETRLDLDAYSGLAWRRPLLGVVMTIFLLSLAGFPFTGGFIGKVFILRAAVERGLVLLAVVLVLASLISYFYYLRVAWYMWFREPVEGRTSDPAPLAPAMTIALVFAAAGVVFLGVLPGGLLELAERSAAGLFQIPAGLTRLFP; via the coding sequence ATGCCTGTAGATCTGTCATCGCCCGCACACTACGCCCTCGTGCTGCTGCCGGAGATCGTTCTCTCCGCGTGGGCGATGTTCATCCTTTTGCTGGATGTCTTCCAGAAGGGCTCCCGCAGCGAGCCATCATCCTCCAGCATGCCCTGGCTTACGCTCGGCGGCGTACTGCTGGCCGCCGTGGCGAACGGCTGGATCGCCGGGCTGCGCGAGACCGGGCCCGCCGGCATGATCGCAGTCGACTCCTTCCGCGTGTTCTCGAACTTCGTGTTCCTGCTCGCGGCGGGCATGTTTGTGATGATCTCGACGCGCTACATCGACGAGGAGCGGCTGCGGCTGGGCGAGCTGTACGTGCTGATCCTCTTCGCCACGGTCGGCATGATGGTGTTCGCCGGTGCGCGCGACCTGATGGTCATGTTCATCGCGCTCGAGCTGATGTCGCTGCCGATCTACGTCCTCACCGGGATCAACCGGCGCGACCGGCGCTCGGCGGAGGGGGCACTCAAATACTTCCTGCTCGGTGCGTTCTCCAGCGCGTTCTTCCTCTTCGGCATCGCCCTCGCCTACGGCGGCGCCGGATCGACGAATCTCGCGGAGATCGCGGGCGCCATAGGCGTGGATGGTATCGGCGCCAGTCGCCTGCTCATCATCGCCACCGCCCTGATCGCCGTCGGCTTTGCGTTCAAGACGGCCGCCGTGCCCTTCCACATGTGGACGCCCGACGCCTATGAGGGCGCGCCGGCGCCCGTCACGGCGTTCATGGCGGCTGGCGTCAAGGCCGCGGCGTTCGGTGCCTTCATCCGGGTCTACTTCACGGCCTTTCCCGGTCTGTACTCCACGTGGGATGCGATCGCGATATGGCTGGCCGTGATTACGATGGCATCGGCGAACCTGATCGCACTGGTGCAGGGCAACGTAAAGCGCATGCTCGCATACTCGAGCATCGCACACGCCGGCTATCTGCTCGTGGCGCTGGCCGCGTCATCCGTTCTCGGAGCCGCGTCGTTCCTGTTCTACGCCGTTACGTACACGCTCATGACGATGGGCGCGTTCGCCGTGATGATGGCCGTCGCACAACGTGGCGAGACGAGACTCGACCTCGACGCCTACAGCGGCCTGGCCTGGCGTCGACCGCTGCTCGGCGTGGTGATGACTATCTTCCTGCTGTCTCTGGCGGGATTCCCGTTCACGGGCGGGTTCATCGGCAAGGTATTCATCCTGCGCGCCGCCGTGGAGCGCGGCCTCGTGCTGCTCGCGGTCGTGCTCGTGCTGGCGTCGCTCATCTCCTACTTCTACTACCTGCGCGTCGCGTGGTACATGTGGTTCCGCGAGCCGGTCGAGGGTCGCACGTCAGACCCGGCCCCGCTGGCACCCGCGATGACGATTGCGCTGGTGTTCGCAGCAGCGGGTGTCGTGTTCCTGGGCGTGTTGCCCGGCGGCCTGCTCGAGCTGGCCGAGCGCAGCGCGGCCGGCCTGTTCCAGATCCCGGCAGGGTTGACGCGCCTCTTCCCCTGA
- a CDS encoding NADH-quinone oxidoreductase subunit M yields MLESMGYSSWVLTALLLIPAVGMAAVLFGREEHAKYTALALSTLAFLVSLPLWFAYSAATPAFQFGASTAWIPQWGIHYRVGVDGISVLLVLLTTALFPIAILGSYNYIARRTKAFYAMMLLLEAGVLGVFVSLDLFMFFMFWEIMLVPMYFIIGIWGGERRVYAAIKFFLYTAVGSLLMLVGILYLFFKYRALTGELSFAYLDLLQLPLTFTEQYWLFGAFALAFAIKVPIFPFHTWLPDAHVEAPTPGSVILAAVLLKLGAYGFLRFLLPLFPQAATHPTIVTIMMVLALFGIIYGAWVAAVQPDAKKLIAYTSVAHMGFVVLGIFALTLQGVQGAMIVMLSHGLSTGAMFLLLGMLYERRHTREIDDFGGLAAVAPGFAAVFVFTALASIGLPGTSGFVGEFLALIGTFQTHPWVAVIGATGVIFAAYYMLPMVQKILFNALTRPENRRLPDLSGREIAVLAPLVAGMIWMGVYPKPFLERADVTLTTLIETVERKSTQTFFPLGMETPAEVEDDGANTIAAAAADADAE; encoded by the coding sequence GTGCTCGAGTCCATGGGTTATTCCAGCTGGGTCCTGACCGCACTGCTGCTGATACCCGCGGTCGGCATGGCCGCAGTGCTGTTCGGCAGGGAGGAGCACGCGAAGTACACGGCTCTCGCGCTGTCGACGCTGGCGTTCCTGGTGTCGCTTCCGCTGTGGTTCGCGTACAGCGCCGCTACGCCCGCATTCCAGTTCGGCGCCAGTACGGCTTGGATCCCGCAGTGGGGCATCCACTACCGCGTCGGTGTGGACGGGATCAGCGTGCTGCTCGTACTGCTCACGACGGCGCTCTTCCCGATCGCGATCCTCGGCTCCTACAACTACATCGCGCGCCGCACGAAGGCGTTCTACGCGATGATGCTGCTGCTCGAGGCCGGCGTGCTCGGTGTGTTCGTCTCGCTCGACCTGTTCATGTTCTTCATGTTCTGGGAGATCATGCTCGTGCCGATGTACTTCATTATCGGCATCTGGGGCGGAGAGCGGCGCGTCTATGCGGCCATCAAGTTCTTCCTGTACACGGCAGTCGGCTCGCTGCTCATGCTGGTCGGCATTCTGTATCTGTTCTTCAAGTATCGCGCGCTCACGGGCGAGCTCTCGTTCGCGTACCTGGACCTGCTCCAGCTGCCGCTCACTTTCACCGAGCAGTACTGGCTGTTCGGCGCGTTTGCGCTCGCGTTCGCGATCAAGGTGCCGATCTTTCCGTTCCATACCTGGCTGCCTGACGCTCACGTCGAGGCGCCCACGCCCGGCTCGGTCATCCTGGCGGCGGTGCTGCTGAAGCTGGGGGCGTACGGCTTCCTGCGCTTCCTGCTGCCGCTGTTCCCGCAGGCGGCGACGCACCCGACGATCGTGACGATCATGATGGTGCTGGCGCTGTTCGGTATCATCTACGGCGCCTGGGTCGCGGCGGTGCAGCCGGATGCGAAGAAACTGATTGCCTACACGTCCGTCGCGCACATGGGCTTCGTGGTGCTCGGCATTTTCGCACTGACGCTCCAGGGCGTGCAGGGCGCGATGATCGTGATGCTGTCGCACGGCCTGTCGACGGGGGCGATGTTCCTCCTGCTCGGCATGCTCTACGAGCGACGGCACACGCGGGAGATCGACGACTTCGGCGGCCTGGCCGCAGTCGCACCCGGGTTTGCCGCCGTGTTCGTGTTCACGGCGCTCGCCAGCATCGGGCTGCCCGGCACGAGCGGGTTCGTCGGTGAGTTCCTCGCGCTGATCGGTACGTTCCAGACGCATCCGTGGGTGGCGGTGATCGGCGCGACCGGCGTCATCTTCGCCGCCTACTACATGCTTCCGATGGTGCAGAAGATCCTGTTCAACGCGCTGACGCGCCCGGAGAACCGGCGGCTGCCGGATCTGTCCGGCCGCGAGATCGCCGTCCTGGCGCCGCTCGTTGCCGGCATGATCTGGATGGGCGTCTACCCGAAGCCGTTCCTGGAGCGGGCCGACGTGACGCTGACGACGCTGATCGAGACCGTCGAGCGCAAGAGCACGCAGACGTTCTTTCCGCTCGGCATGGAAACGCCGGCCGAGGTTGAGGACGACGGCGCGAACACCATAGCAGCGGCCGCGGCTGATGCCGACGCCGAATAA
- the nuoL gene encoding NADH-quinone oxidoreductase subunit L has protein sequence MDHFEPTLLWAIALLPLIGFVINGTLSLLRARRAQAELLAADGGAHGHAVDAHGHAHADSTAALDHGHGQDEEADVHTTAHAAPGSTLIPTLVGPGVVILAFVIALINFIGMFGADLHEPIVETYWQWMPVGSLSVDAAFQLDQLSMLMTLIITGVGSLIHIFSIGYMREDPGYARYFAYLNLFVFFMLVLVLGSGYALMFVGWEGVGLCSYLLIGFWFKDREKADAGKKAFIVNRIGDFGFLVAMFLIFSNLGALDFVTVMAAAPSTFAFGGAVVTAITLFLFLGAAGKSAQIPLYVWLPDAMAGPTPVSALIHAATMVTAGVYLVARSSVLFALAPVSSITVAGIGALTALFAATIGLVQNDIKKVLAYSTVSQLGYMFVGVGVGAYAAGVFHLMTHAFFKALLFLGSGAVIHAMHEAYHATHSHADAQDMRNMGGLRHYMTKTWIFMWIATLAIAGVWPFAGFFSKDEIIWQTAARAVGPFEPWFRVFWIMAFAAALMTAFYMTRLMIMTFHGENRTGAEERKHLHEVSPVMWVPLAILAFLSVVGGWINVPEPIAHMPVLGWLPSSEWLHDWLHPVIEQADHVFEANIGELAHATPVGGGEAFWAAVSFLFATAVIAITAYILMKRRYAPADQSQPLRGFGRVLYNKWYVDEMYDAVIVRPIVGVSRGLWRFVDKGLIDGAVNGAGYTARAFGWVGSRLQTGQLNTYAFAAVLGALLLLALVVAGGN, from the coding sequence GTGGACCACTTCGAGCCCACACTTCTCTGGGCGATCGCACTGCTGCCGCTGATCGGCTTCGTCATCAACGGCACGCTCTCACTGCTGCGCGCGCGACGCGCTCAGGCGGAGCTTCTCGCCGCGGACGGCGGTGCGCACGGCCACGCGGTCGATGCCCACGGACATGCACACGCGGATTCGACCGCCGCGCTCGACCACGGCCACGGCCAGGACGAGGAGGCGGACGTCCACACGACCGCCCATGCCGCACCCGGCAGCACCCTGATCCCGACGCTCGTCGGGCCGGGTGTCGTGATTCTGGCGTTCGTGATCGCACTCATCAACTTCATCGGCATGTTCGGCGCCGATCTGCACGAGCCGATCGTGGAGACGTACTGGCAGTGGATGCCGGTCGGCAGCCTGAGTGTCGACGCTGCGTTCCAGCTCGACCAGCTGTCGATGCTGATGACGCTGATCATCACCGGTGTCGGCTCGCTGATCCATATCTTCAGTATCGGCTACATGCGCGAGGACCCCGGCTACGCCCGGTACTTCGCATATCTGAACCTGTTCGTGTTCTTCATGCTGGTGCTGGTGCTCGGCTCCGGCTACGCCCTGATGTTCGTCGGCTGGGAGGGCGTCGGGCTGTGCAGCTATCTGCTGATCGGGTTCTGGTTCAAGGACCGCGAGAAGGCCGATGCGGGCAAGAAGGCGTTTATTGTGAACCGCATCGGCGACTTCGGGTTCCTGGTCGCCATGTTCCTGATCTTCAGCAATCTGGGCGCGCTCGACTTCGTTACGGTCATGGCCGCTGCGCCTTCCACGTTCGCGTTCGGCGGCGCGGTCGTAACGGCCATCACGCTGTTCCTGTTCCTCGGCGCCGCAGGCAAGAGCGCGCAGATCCCGCTCTATGTGTGGCTGCCGGACGCCATGGCCGGTCCGACGCCGGTGTCCGCGCTGATCCATGCCGCGACGATGGTCACGGCCGGCGTCTACCTGGTGGCGCGCTCCAGCGTGCTGTTCGCGCTTGCGCCCGTGTCGTCGATCACCGTGGCCGGCATCGGCGCGCTGACCGCGCTGTTCGCCGCGACGATCGGCCTGGTCCAGAACGATATCAAGAAGGTCCTGGCCTACTCGACCGTGTCGCAGCTCGGCTACATGTTCGTCGGCGTCGGAGTCGGCGCATACGCTGCCGGCGTGTTCCACCTGATGACGCACGCATTCTTCAAGGCGCTGCTGTTCCTCGGGTCGGGCGCCGTGATCCACGCGATGCACGAGGCGTATCACGCGACGCACAGCCATGCCGACGCGCAGGACATGCGCAACATGGGCGGGCTGCGCCACTACATGACGAAAACCTGGATCTTCATGTGGATCGCGACGCTCGCGATCGCCGGCGTGTGGCCGTTCGCGGGATTCTTCTCGAAGGACGAGATCATCTGGCAGACAGCCGCACGCGCTGTCGGCCCCTTCGAGCCGTGGTTCCGCGTGTTCTGGATCATGGCGTTCGCGGCCGCCCTGATGACCGCGTTCTACATGACGCGCCTCATGATCATGACGTTCCACGGTGAGAACCGGACGGGTGCGGAGGAGCGCAAGCACCTGCACGAGGTGTCGCCGGTCATGTGGGTGCCGCTCGCGATCCTGGCCTTCCTGTCGGTGGTCGGCGGCTGGATCAACGTGCCGGAGCCGATCGCGCACATGCCCGTCCTCGGGTGGCTGCCGTCTTCCGAGTGGCTGCATGACTGGCTGCACCCGGTGATCGAGCAGGCGGACCATGTGTTCGAAGCGAACATCGGCGAGCTGGCGCATGCGACGCCAGTGGGTGGCGGCGAGGCGTTCTGGGCTGCCGTGTCGTTCCTGTTCGCTACGGCCGTGATCGCCATCACGGCGTACATTCTGATGAAGCGCCGGTATGCGCCAGCGGACCAGTCACAGCCGCTGCGCGGCTTCGGTCGCGTCCTGTACAACAAGTGGTACGTCGACGAGATGTATGACGCGGTCATAGTGCGGCCCATTGTCGGTGTGTCGCGCGGACTGTGGCGCTTCGTGGACAAGGGACTGATCGACGGTGCCGTCAACGGCGCCGGCTATACCGCGCGTGCGTTCGGCTGGGTGGGCTCGCGCCTGCAGACCGGTCAGCTGAATACCTATGCGTTCGCGGCCGTGCTCGGCGCGCTGCTGCTGCTCGCGCTCGTCGTCGCAGGAGGCAACTGA